The Microbacterium maritypicum genome contains a region encoding:
- a CDS encoding YceD family protein, translating to MNGPFVLPARDIVRRPGEMREHEFTVALSEAWGEGIVSYEAGSELDLDVRLESVHEGILVSGTADAEYAGVCGRCLIDITRPVEVEFQELFAYPGEEETDFEVQDDHVDLETLVRDAAVLALPFQPVCQPDCPGLDPKTGERLTVSTGTEQAAPIDPRWSALQNITDQDGTEESRAAEKEES from the coding sequence ATGAACGGCCCTTTTGTGCTCCCTGCCCGCGACATCGTCCGGCGACCGGGAGAGATGCGCGAACACGAGTTCACCGTCGCTCTCTCCGAGGCGTGGGGTGAGGGGATCGTGTCGTACGAGGCCGGGTCCGAACTCGATCTCGATGTGCGCTTGGAGTCTGTCCACGAGGGCATCCTCGTGTCGGGAACCGCTGATGCGGAATACGCCGGCGTGTGCGGAAGATGCCTGATCGACATCACTCGGCCCGTCGAAGTCGAGTTCCAGGAGCTTTTCGCGTATCCTGGTGAGGAAGAAACTGACTTCGAGGTTCAAGACGACCACGTGGATCTTGAAACTCTCGTCAGGGATGCGGCCGTACTGGCACTTCCTTTTCAGCCGGTGTGTCAGCCGGATTGCCCGGGTCTCGACCCGAAAACGGGTGAACGACTGACCGTGAGCACCGGAACGGAGCAGGCCGCTCCCATCGATCCTCGGTGGAGTGCGCTCCAGAACATCACAGACCAAGACGGCACGGAAGAATCTCGTGCCGCCGAGAAAGAAGAGAGCTAG
- a CDS encoding DUF3515 domain-containing protein, whose product MPRSRRLAVLAGAVSLAAMLAGCSTTVHLEPAADANNPACANVSVLLPETVGGFDRVWTDAQATGAWGDPTVVLRCGVEPPAPSALVCTTLGGVDWLVLEQEEERQRLVTFGRDPAVEVTIRRGEQIDFQAIVDKISASIQSGLQPATGQCTDRVEFPAS is encoded by the coding sequence ATGCCCCGTTCCCGTCGCCTCGCTGTCCTCGCAGGCGCGGTGTCCCTGGCCGCGATGCTCGCCGGCTGCTCGACCACCGTGCACCTCGAACCCGCCGCCGATGCGAACAACCCCGCATGCGCGAACGTCTCCGTGCTCCTGCCGGAGACCGTCGGCGGATTCGATCGGGTCTGGACCGACGCGCAGGCGACAGGTGCCTGGGGCGACCCCACCGTCGTGCTGCGCTGCGGTGTCGAGCCCCCCGCACCGTCTGCACTCGTGTGCACCACCCTCGGCGGCGTCGACTGGTTGGTCCTCGAGCAGGAAGAGGAGCGTCAGAGGCTGGTCACGTTCGGACGCGACCCCGCGGTCGAGGTGACCATCCGCCGCGGCGAGCAGATCGACTTCCAGGCGATCGTCGACAAGATCTCCGCGAGCATCCAGTCCGGGCTCCAGCCCGCGACCGGACAGTGCACGGACCGCGTCGAGTTCCCCGCGAGCTGA
- the rsmD gene encoding 16S rRNA (guanine(966)-N(2))-methyltransferase RsmD: MTRIIAGSARGARLEVPGSGTRPTSDRVRESLFGALESLSAIEGARVLDLYAGSGALGLEALSRGAASAEFVERARQAAAIVRRNAAVVAKAGGLPPGRVHESTAHAFLQRATGPFDLVFTDPPYDLDDTAMTADLVALAPLLSADAVVVVERARRSTPPDFGAANLEQFREKSYGDTTVWWAEPAPEAKDSERLDQPATESQSR; encoded by the coding sequence GTGACGAGGATCATCGCAGGCAGCGCCCGAGGCGCCCGACTCGAGGTGCCGGGCTCGGGCACACGCCCCACGAGTGATCGGGTGCGCGAGTCGCTGTTCGGCGCGCTGGAATCCCTGAGCGCGATCGAGGGCGCGAGAGTGCTCGACCTCTACGCCGGATCAGGCGCCCTCGGGCTCGAGGCGCTCAGCCGCGGAGCGGCGAGTGCCGAGTTCGTGGAACGCGCACGCCAGGCCGCGGCCATCGTCCGACGCAACGCCGCCGTCGTCGCCAAGGCGGGCGGTCTGCCGCCCGGTCGCGTCCACGAGAGCACCGCGCACGCGTTCCTGCAGCGCGCGACGGGACCTTTCGACCTCGTCTTCACCGATCCGCCCTACGATCTCGACGACACCGCCATGACCGCGGATCTCGTCGCGCTCGCTCCGCTGCTGTCGGCGGACGCCGTGGTGGTCGTCGAGCGGGCCCGCCGTTCCACGCCGCCCGACTTCGGAGCAGCGAATCTGGAGCAGTTCCGCGAGAAGAGCTACGGCGACACCACAGTGTGGTGGGCTGAACCTGCCCCGGAGGCGAAGGACTCCGAGCGGCTCGATCAGCCAGCGACCGAGTCCCAGTCCCGGTAG
- a CDS encoding M23 family metallopeptidase — translation MRRILLALYRVRGPLYGVTALILVAIAFTSGISLGDGARQARSIVAVISVGVLAVCVLLVLIGPRLIPTRDAVAISAPVSGRWLSVNSPATKVPSHGIRLYGQAYAIDLVHEPDDTARPSFGSGSAMRPAREYPAFGEPVFAMIDGVVVRATDWRRDHRARSSGLAIAYMLIEGAVRELGGPGFILGNHVTIRGANGDFATVAHLEQGSVAVKVGETVRAGTRIARCGNSGNSSEPHVHAQLMDRASPWTAQGLPILFADVVLDEGGPLAALPGTGQHMIAAVPRG, via the coding sequence ATGAGGCGCATTCTGCTCGCCCTCTACCGTGTACGCGGGCCTCTCTACGGCGTCACCGCTCTCATCCTCGTCGCCATCGCCTTCACCAGTGGGATCAGCCTGGGCGATGGCGCTCGTCAGGCGAGGAGCATCGTCGCCGTCATCTCGGTCGGTGTGCTGGCGGTCTGCGTGCTTCTGGTCCTCATCGGGCCACGCCTGATTCCGACCAGAGACGCCGTGGCGATCTCGGCTCCGGTGTCCGGGCGGTGGCTGAGCGTGAACAGTCCTGCGACCAAGGTTCCCAGCCACGGCATCCGTCTGTACGGACAGGCGTACGCCATCGATCTCGTGCACGAACCCGACGACACCGCCCGCCCGTCGTTCGGCAGCGGGTCCGCCATGCGGCCGGCGCGGGAGTACCCCGCCTTCGGCGAGCCGGTGTTCGCCATGATCGACGGCGTCGTCGTGCGCGCCACCGACTGGCGGCGCGACCATCGAGCCCGATCGAGCGGGTTGGCGATCGCCTACATGCTGATCGAGGGAGCGGTGCGCGAGCTCGGCGGACCCGGATTCATCTTGGGCAACCACGTGACGATCCGCGGGGCGAACGGCGACTTCGCGACCGTGGCTCACCTGGAGCAGGGGTCCGTCGCCGTGAAGGTCGGTGAGACGGTACGCGCCGGGACCCGGATCGCACGTTGTGGGAACTCCGGAAACAGCAGTGAACCGCATGTCCACGCGCAGCTCATGGATAGAGCATCGCCGTGGACGGCTCAAGGCCTACCGATACTGTTCGCCGACGTCGTCCTCGACGAGGGCGGTCCTCTCGCGGCTCTCCCCGGAACGGGGCAGCACATGATCGCCGCGGTCCCGCGCGGGTAG
- a CDS encoding ATP-dependent DNA helicase RecG gives MSLTLDSSLEDALGAASAKTLGRAFGMQSVGDLLAHYPRRYADPGELTPIRDLPLGETVTIVAEVLSSSFRRMRNRPGAMVDVVIGDGIGRMSLTFFAKNAGAAEWRSKDLAVGRRGVFSGKVGEFNGVTQFAHPEYELFDDEDSARRSADARAAVPIPIYPATSTIQTWQIARLIGRVLDDLSEAPDPLTAEIREREELLTAREALELVHRPRTRNDIDPAVRTLRMHEALTLQTALLQQRDAIRALSATSRPASAGGLLERFDASLPYTLTPDQETVGRQIAADLIGAWPMNRLVQGEVGSGKTLVALRAMLQVAESGGQAALIAPTEVLAGQHLRSIAKMLGPDLAPLLMPTLLTGQMPAAERRKAALRVASGQALIVVGTHALLGEKTTFADLGLVVVDEQHRFGVEQREALRAKGSSPHALVLTATPIPRTVAMTVFGDLDTSVIRTMPAGRAGIESFVAPLAEHPGWFNRVWERAAEEIAQGRQVFAVCAAIDTTKKTAEAGEQPALAPEGASGPRWGVVQLDEALATHPTLGGLRRAVLHGRMPSDEKDAVMQSFARGDIDLLLATTVIEVGVDVPNASTMIVLDADRFGVSQLHQLRGRVGRGGVPGLCLLVTEAEAGSLARDRVDAVAATLDGFALAEVDLELRGEGDVLGAAQAGVRSSLKLLRVVKDAGLIARARELAEGILSADPDLADHPGLREAIARRVSDEDRAALAKN, from the coding sequence ATGTCGCTCACGCTCGATTCCTCGCTGGAGGATGCGCTCGGTGCGGCGTCTGCCAAGACGCTCGGTCGTGCCTTCGGCATGCAGAGCGTCGGAGACCTGCTCGCGCACTATCCGCGCCGCTACGCCGACCCGGGCGAGCTCACGCCGATCCGCGACCTGCCCCTCGGAGAGACGGTGACCATCGTCGCCGAGGTGCTCTCCTCGAGCTTCCGTCGCATGCGCAACCGCCCCGGTGCCATGGTCGATGTCGTGATCGGCGACGGGATCGGACGCATGTCGCTGACCTTCTTCGCCAAGAACGCCGGTGCAGCCGAGTGGCGGTCGAAAGACCTCGCCGTCGGACGACGCGGTGTGTTCTCCGGCAAGGTCGGGGAGTTCAACGGGGTGACGCAGTTCGCGCACCCGGAGTACGAGCTGTTCGACGACGAGGATTCCGCTCGACGCAGTGCCGACGCGCGCGCAGCCGTGCCGATCCCGATCTATCCCGCGACTTCGACGATCCAGACCTGGCAGATAGCCAGACTCATCGGTCGCGTGCTCGACGACCTCTCGGAAGCCCCCGACCCGTTGACCGCGGAGATCCGAGAACGCGAAGAGCTGCTCACCGCTCGCGAGGCTCTCGAACTGGTGCACCGCCCCCGCACCCGGAACGACATCGACCCGGCCGTGCGCACCCTGCGCATGCATGAGGCGCTCACCCTGCAGACGGCGCTCCTCCAGCAGCGGGACGCGATTCGTGCGCTCTCCGCCACGTCGCGGCCTGCGAGCGCGGGCGGACTGCTGGAACGCTTCGACGCGAGCCTCCCGTACACGCTCACTCCCGATCAGGAGACGGTGGGACGGCAGATCGCCGCTGACCTCATCGGTGCCTGGCCGATGAACCGTCTTGTTCAGGGTGAAGTCGGATCCGGTAAGACGCTGGTGGCCCTGCGAGCGATGCTGCAGGTGGCCGAGAGCGGCGGCCAGGCCGCGCTGATCGCCCCCACGGAGGTCTTGGCCGGTCAGCATCTGCGCTCGATCGCCAAGATGCTCGGTCCCGATCTCGCGCCGTTGCTGATGCCGACGCTGCTGACTGGTCAGATGCCCGCGGCCGAGCGCCGCAAGGCCGCCCTGCGGGTCGCGTCCGGGCAGGCGCTGATCGTGGTCGGGACCCATGCCCTGCTGGGGGAGAAGACGACGTTCGCCGACCTCGGTCTGGTCGTGGTCGACGAGCAGCACCGCTTCGGTGTCGAGCAGCGCGAGGCTCTGCGGGCGAAGGGCTCGAGTCCTCACGCCCTCGTGCTGACGGCGACGCCGATCCCGCGGACGGTCGCGATGACGGTCTTCGGCGACCTCGACACCTCTGTCATCCGCACTATGCCGGCGGGCCGCGCCGGCATCGAGTCCTTCGTGGCTCCGCTCGCGGAGCACCCCGGGTGGTTCAATCGCGTCTGGGAGCGGGCCGCGGAGGAGATCGCCCAGGGGCGGCAGGTCTTCGCGGTGTGCGCGGCGATCGACACGACCAAGAAGACGGCCGAAGCAGGGGAGCAGCCCGCGCTCGCGCCCGAGGGCGCCTCCGGGCCCCGCTGGGGCGTCGTCCAGCTCGACGAGGCTCTCGCGACCCACCCGACGCTCGGCGGGCTGCGGCGCGCCGTGCTGCACGGTCGTATGCCGTCGGATGAGAAAGACGCCGTGATGCAGTCTTTCGCCCGCGGCGACATCGACCTCCTCCTCGCCACCACGGTGATCGAGGTCGGCGTCGACGTGCCCAATGCGTCGACGATGATCGTCCTCGATGCCGACCGGTTCGGCGTCTCGCAGCTGCACCAGTTGCGCGGGCGAGTCGGTCGAGGCGGCGTCCCCGGGCTCTGCCTCCTCGTGACCGAGGCCGAGGCGGGGTCGCTCGCGCGGGACCGCGTCGATGCCGTCGCCGCGACTCTCGACGGCTTCGCCCTCGCCGAGGTCGATCTGGAGCTGCGCGGTGAGGGTGATGTGCTCGGGGCGGCGCAGGCGGGCGTCCGCTCCTCCCTCAAGCTCCTCCGCGTCGTCAAAGATGCCGGCCTCATCGCCCGGGCGCGTGAGCTGGCCGAGGGTATCCTCTCCGCCGACCCCGACCTGGCCGATCACCCGGGCCTTCGCGAGGCGATTGCACGACGTGTGAGCGATGAGGATCGCGCGGCGCTGGCGAAGAACTGA
- the rnc gene encoding ribonuclease III → MRPLPDKLRVDIDAELLELALTHRSYAYEHGAIPHNERLEFLGDSVLGQAVTVMLFTTHPDLDEGELAKRRASVVSTVALAEVARGIDLGSHLLLGRGEEQTGGRDKDSILADTMEAVIGATYLSAGPEAATELVLRLTKPLLADPERYGAAMDPKTSLQELAARVGATPPRYSVEASGPDHDRRFVATVIVGDVSMTGAGSSKKTAEMAAALSAWRTLSERA, encoded by the coding sequence ATGAGGCCTCTCCCAGATAAGCTCCGCGTCGATATCGACGCGGAGCTTCTGGAGTTGGCCCTCACCCATCGCTCGTACGCGTACGAGCACGGCGCCATCCCGCACAACGAGCGTCTCGAGTTCCTCGGGGACTCGGTGCTCGGTCAGGCCGTCACCGTCATGCTGTTCACCACGCACCCTGATCTCGATGAGGGCGAGCTGGCCAAGCGACGCGCGAGCGTCGTGTCGACCGTCGCCCTCGCCGAAGTCGCCCGCGGGATCGATCTCGGCAGTCATCTTCTGCTCGGGCGCGGTGAGGAGCAGACGGGCGGTCGCGACAAGGACTCGATCCTCGCCGACACGATGGAAGCCGTCATCGGGGCCACCTACCTCTCGGCCGGGCCCGAAGCCGCCACAGAACTCGTGCTGCGTCTGACGAAGCCGCTGCTGGCCGATCCGGAGCGCTATGGCGCCGCGATGGATCCGAAGACCAGTCTGCAGGAGCTCGCCGCCCGTGTCGGTGCGACGCCTCCCCGCTACTCGGTGGAAGCGAGTGGGCCTGATCACGACCGGCGGTTCGTCGCCACCGTCATCGTGGGCGATGTGAGCATGACCGGCGCGGGCAGCAGCAAGAAGACGGCCGAGATGGCTGCGGCCCTCAGCGCCTGGCGCACCCTCAGCGAGCGTGCCTGA
- a CDS encoding NAD(P)H-dependent glycerol-3-phosphate dehydrogenase, which translates to MTPKRTAAAGPRAAVVGSGSWGTTFGKILADGGAQVTMWARRPELAQEINEAKRNSRYLPGINLPRTMAATHELATALDGVDQVYLSVPSQSLRENLKALRPLLADSDAKIISLMKGVERGTGLRMSQVIQQELRCDPDRVAVASGPNLALEIAREQPTAAVISSRSQETAEIVARAARNSYFRTFVNTDVIGTEFGGVLKNLIAVAIGIVDGVGYGENTKASIITRGLVEMTDFAVANGAHPETLQGLAGLGDLIATCQSPLSRNNTAGRLLGQGYSFQDVVKQMQQTAEGLASVAPVLQLAREAEIDMPIVEQVKMVLDGKMNPRDIAPHLTTDDDTPQGERTNHGQADGGGALRRALQRAFDQFRNGGGSAGRD; encoded by the coding sequence TTGACTCCTAAGAGAACCGCTGCGGCCGGGCCGCGGGCCGCGGTCGTAGGATCTGGCAGCTGGGGAACCACGTTCGGCAAGATCCTCGCCGACGGTGGCGCTCAGGTGACGATGTGGGCTCGGCGCCCGGAGCTGGCCCAGGAGATCAACGAGGCCAAGCGCAACTCCCGCTATCTGCCCGGCATCAATCTGCCGCGCACGATGGCGGCGACGCACGAGCTCGCAACCGCTCTGGACGGCGTGGACCAGGTCTACCTGTCGGTGCCGAGCCAGTCGCTGCGCGAGAACCTGAAGGCGCTGCGGCCGCTGCTCGCCGACAGCGATGCCAAGATCATCAGCCTCATGAAGGGCGTCGAGCGCGGAACCGGACTTCGCATGAGCCAGGTGATCCAGCAGGAGCTGCGCTGCGACCCCGATCGCGTCGCCGTGGCCTCGGGGCCGAACCTCGCTCTCGAGATCGCCCGCGAGCAGCCGACCGCCGCCGTGATCTCCTCGCGCAGTCAGGAGACGGCGGAGATCGTCGCGCGCGCGGCTCGGAACAGCTACTTCCGCACCTTCGTGAACACCGATGTGATCGGCACGGAGTTCGGCGGCGTCCTGAAGAACCTGATCGCGGTGGCCATCGGCATCGTCGACGGCGTCGGCTACGGCGAGAACACCAAGGCGTCGATCATCACCCGCGGTCTCGTCGAGATGACCGACTTCGCGGTGGCGAACGGGGCGCACCCCGAGACGCTCCAGGGGCTTGCCGGACTCGGCGACCTGATCGCGACCTGTCAGTCGCCGCTGAGCCGGAACAACACCGCAGGGCGACTGCTCGGTCAGGGCTACAGCTTCCAGGACGTCGTGAAGCAGATGCAGCAGACGGCCGAGGGATTGGCCTCCGTTGCGCCCGTCCTGCAGCTGGCGCGCGAGGCCGAGATCGACATGCCCATCGTCGAGCAGGTGAAGATGGTGCTCGACGGCAAGATGAATCCGCGGGACATCGCACCGCACCTGACGACGGACGACGACACCCCGCAGGGTGAGAGGACCAACCATGGACAAGCAGACGGTGGTGGTGCTCTTCGGCGGGCGCTCCAGCGAGCATTCGATCAGTTCCGCAACGGCGGGGGGAGTGCTGGGCGCGATTGA
- the mutM gene encoding bifunctional DNA-formamidopyrimidine glycosylase/DNA-(apurinic or apyrimidinic site) lyase, giving the protein MPELPEVEVVRAGLAPAAVGSLITAVSVFDERALTRHVAGAADFVGLLEGRTFTAASRRGKFLWLPLDDGDSALIAHLGMSGQMLLRAPDAGAERHERVRIGIEHPTHGELAIVFADQRTFGSLAVDALIDDAGSRIPTQVAHIARDPLDPRFDDPAFRAALATRGSAIKRVLLDQGVVSGIGNIYADESLWAARIHPETPAASLSTQAVRRLLAEVRLVLAKALAEGGTSFDAQYVNVNGQAGYFAHSLNAYGRQGEPCPRCGAPIVRESFMNRGSHFCPRCQRRP; this is encoded by the coding sequence GTGCCTGAGCTTCCTGAGGTCGAGGTCGTCCGTGCGGGCCTCGCCCCGGCTGCCGTCGGATCCCTGATCACCGCGGTGAGCGTGTTCGATGAACGCGCGCTCACGCGGCACGTCGCGGGTGCCGCTGATTTCGTCGGTCTGCTCGAAGGACGCACCTTCACCGCAGCGTCCCGCCGGGGCAAGTTCCTCTGGCTCCCGCTCGACGACGGCGACTCCGCGCTGATCGCGCACCTCGGGATGAGCGGCCAGATGCTGCTTCGTGCTCCCGATGCGGGCGCCGAACGCCATGAGCGCGTGCGCATCGGCATCGAGCATCCGACCCACGGCGAACTCGCGATCGTGTTCGCCGACCAGCGGACCTTCGGCTCGCTGGCGGTGGACGCACTGATCGACGACGCAGGATCGCGGATCCCCACCCAGGTCGCGCATATCGCCCGTGACCCGCTGGATCCTCGTTTCGATGATCCAGCTTTCCGCGCGGCTCTGGCCACACGGGGGAGCGCGATCAAGCGCGTGCTGCTCGACCAGGGGGTCGTGAGCGGGATCGGCAACATCTACGCCGACGAGTCGCTGTGGGCTGCGCGCATCCACCCGGAGACACCCGCCGCCAGCCTGTCGACACAGGCCGTTCGCCGGCTGCTCGCCGAGGTGCGCCTCGTGCTCGCGAAGGCCCTCGCCGAGGGCGGGACCAGCTTCGATGCGCAGTACGTCAACGTCAACGGTCAGGCCGGCTACTTCGCGCATTCGCTCAATGCGTACGGACGTCAAGGCGAGCCGTGCCCGCGCTGCGGAGCGCCGATCGTCCGCGAGAGTTTTATGAATCGCGGGTCGCACTTCTGTCCGCGGTGCCAGCGACGGCCGTGA
- the rpmF gene encoding 50S ribosomal protein L32, which produces MAGNPPKRKVSRSNTRSRRAQWKAAPVALVKTIENGQVVYSRPHQAKVVTDSQGTELFLEYKGRKVADV; this is translated from the coding sequence ATGGCTGGTAACCCCCCGAAGCGCAAGGTATCCCGTTCGAACACCCGCTCGCGCCGCGCGCAGTGGAAGGCGGCGCCCGTCGCGCTCGTCAAGACGATCGAGAACGGCCAGGTCGTCTACAGCCGTCCCCACCAGGCGAAGGTCGTCACCGACTCGCAGGGCACGGAGCTCTTCCTGGAGTACAAGGGCCGCAAGGTCGCCGACGTCTGA
- a CDS encoding D-alanine--D-alanine ligase family protein — MDKQTVVVLFGGRSSEHSISSATAGGVLGAIDRDRYAVIPVGITREGAFVLEDDDPAKFPLDAAHLPEVVDNGTRVLWPEPGGDRTLRVVQTDGTVEGLGEIDVVLPILHGPHGEDGTIQGFFDTLEVPYAGGGVLDSALCMDKHFMKIALEASGISVAPWVTVRRTDWDRDAAVVRARAAELGLPVFVKPARAGSSVGVSKVEAADELDAALAVAFAEDDKVLIETGVSGREIEVAVLESADGVRASLPGEIVLTSRGFYDFEGKYLGGDGVDVVCPAEVTDAELAAIQQAGIRAFEAVDGRGLARVDMFLTPSGELVVNELNTMPGFTPISMFPKCWVASGLSYGDLITELVEAGLRR, encoded by the coding sequence ATGGACAAGCAGACGGTGGTGGTGCTCTTCGGCGGGCGCTCCAGCGAGCATTCGATCAGTTCCGCAACGGCGGGGGGAGTGCTGGGCGCGATTGACCGCGACCGCTACGCCGTGATCCCGGTCGGGATCACCCGTGAAGGCGCGTTCGTCCTCGAAGACGACGATCCCGCGAAGTTCCCGCTTGACGCGGCGCATCTCCCCGAAGTGGTCGACAACGGCACCCGCGTGCTCTGGCCGGAGCCGGGCGGTGACCGCACGCTGCGCGTCGTGCAGACGGACGGCACCGTCGAGGGGCTGGGAGAGATCGACGTGGTGCTGCCGATCCTGCATGGACCGCACGGCGAGGACGGCACCATCCAGGGCTTCTTCGACACGCTGGAGGTCCCTTACGCGGGCGGTGGGGTCCTCGACTCCGCACTCTGCATGGACAAGCACTTCATGAAGATCGCGCTCGAGGCCTCCGGCATCTCGGTCGCTCCCTGGGTGACGGTGCGCCGCACGGACTGGGATCGCGATGCCGCAGTCGTGCGTGCGCGGGCCGCGGAGCTGGGCCTGCCGGTGTTCGTGAAGCCCGCACGTGCGGGCTCGAGCGTCGGGGTGTCCAAGGTCGAAGCCGCCGACGAACTGGACGCGGCCCTGGCCGTGGCCTTCGCCGAAGACGACAAGGTGCTGATCGAGACCGGCGTGAGCGGTCGCGAGATCGAGGTCGCAGTGCTCGAGAGCGCCGACGGGGTCCGGGCATCTCTTCCCGGCGAGATCGTGCTGACCTCGCGGGGCTTCTACGACTTCGAGGGCAAGTACCTCGGCGGCGACGGGGTGGATGTCGTGTGCCCGGCCGAGGTGACCGACGCAGAGCTGGCGGCCATCCAGCAGGCGGGTATCCGCGCGTTCGAGGCCGTCGACGGCCGTGGGCTGGCCCGCGTCGACATGTTCCTGACGCCGTCGGGCGAGCTCGTGGTGAACGAGCTCAACACGATGCCGGGCTTCACCCCGATCTCGATGTTCCCCAAGTGCTGGGTCGCCTCGGGCCTGAGCTACGGCGATCTGATCACCGAGCTCGTCGAAGCCGGTCTGCGCCGCTGA
- the thiL gene encoding thiamine-phosphate kinase translates to MPSRPDTDDPRLGDVSEGRILQAILTRTPAASHTLIGPGDDAAVIATPSGSVVATTDTLVHGPDFRLAWSSGYDLGWKAAAVNLADVAAMGARPTALLVALAVPRELRLSFVERLADGFRDACASLAPGCAVVGGDLTVSDVLTVAVTALGDLEGRVAVTRSGARAGDVVAVAGELGHAARGLAVLFGRFRDGDVPVPVDPAKLASGESAALAAQLRPAPPIGLGAVAATAGATAMMDVSDGLALDARRMAAASGVTIALDRSLLGGDPERALAGGEDHALLATFPEGTLPPGFRVIGSVRARGEEDLLCDDLPVDLSGWDPYRDWDSVAG, encoded by the coding sequence ATGCCCTCCCGACCCGATACCGACGATCCGCGCCTGGGAGATGTGTCCGAGGGGCGTATTCTCCAGGCGATCCTGACCCGGACCCCCGCGGCGTCGCACACGCTGATCGGTCCGGGCGATGATGCGGCCGTCATCGCCACGCCCTCCGGCTCGGTGGTGGCGACGACAGACACGCTCGTGCACGGTCCCGACTTCCGTCTCGCATGGTCGAGTGGGTACGACCTCGGCTGGAAGGCTGCGGCGGTGAACCTCGCCGATGTGGCGGCGATGGGTGCCCGCCCGACCGCGCTGCTCGTCGCTCTGGCCGTCCCGCGGGAGCTGCGTCTGTCGTTCGTCGAGCGCCTCGCCGACGGCTTCCGCGACGCCTGTGCATCTCTCGCGCCCGGATGCGCTGTGGTCGGCGGCGATCTGACGGTGTCCGACGTGCTGACGGTCGCCGTGACCGCGCTCGGCGACCTGGAGGGGCGTGTCGCGGTGACGCGGAGCGGTGCGCGAGCTGGTGATGTCGTCGCGGTGGCCGGGGAGCTCGGGCATGCCGCTCGCGGTCTCGCGGTGCTGTTCGGGCGGTTCCGAGACGGAGATGTCCCCGTGCCGGTGGATCCGGCGAAGCTCGCTTCGGGCGAGAGCGCGGCGCTGGCGGCACAGCTTCGACCCGCACCGCCGATCGGCCTCGGTGCGGTCGCGGCCACGGCGGGCGCCACGGCGATGATGGACGTCTCCGACGGGCTCGCTCTCGACGCACGACGGATGGCCGCGGCTTCGGGCGTCACGATCGCCCTCGACCGCTCTCTTCTCGGAGGCGACCCGGAACGCGCGCTGGCGGGGGGAGAGGACCATGCGCTGCTCGCGACGTTCCCCGAGGGAACGCTGCCGCCGGGATTCCGCGTCATCGGTTCGGTTCGGGCTCGCGGAGAAGAAGACCTGCTCTGCGACGACCTTCCTGTCGACCTCTCCGGGTGGGACCCCTACCGGGACTGGGACTCGGTCGCTGGCTGA
- the coaD gene encoding pantetheine-phosphate adenylyltransferase produces MSSRIAVVPGSFDPPTLGHLDVIRRAAALYDELHVLVVHNPGKEAMLPIAQRLSLLEKSIADDGMQGNIVIGSWSMGLLVDYARDVNAGVLVKGIRSQIDVAYESPMAIVNRHLAGIETVFLLPDPSHAMVSSSLVRQVASLGGDVTPFVPSAVAAFLDTGSRGL; encoded by the coding sequence ATGAGCAGCCGGATCGCCGTCGTCCCGGGTTCCTTCGATCCGCCTACGCTGGGTCACCTCGATGTGATCAGGCGCGCGGCCGCTCTCTATGACGAGCTGCACGTGCTGGTCGTGCACAACCCGGGCAAAGAGGCCATGCTGCCGATCGCGCAGCGGCTCTCCCTGCTGGAGAAGTCGATCGCCGACGACGGCATGCAGGGCAACATCGTCATCGGTTCGTGGAGCATGGGTCTCCTGGTCGATTACGCCCGCGATGTGAACGCCGGTGTGCTGGTGAAGGGCATCCGCTCCCAGATCGACGTCGCGTACGAGTCTCCGATGGCGATCGTGAACCGACACCTCGCCGGCATCGAGACCGTGTTCCTCCTGCCCGACCCCTCGCACGCCATGGTCTCCAGCTCCCTCGTGCGCCAGGTCGCATCTCTCGGCGGCGATGTGACGCCCTTCGTCCCCTCGGCGGTCGCGGCGTTCCTGGACACCGGGTCCCGCGGGCTCTGA